The sequence below is a genomic window from Anaerolineales bacterium.
GTCGGCGAAAACGTGGCCGAGATCGATTTTGCCAGGGCCGAAGCCGCTCGGGCTCGGGCCGAGGCGATGCTCAAGCGAGGTCCGCCGCCCGACACCGACGAATACCTGGCGCTGGAAGCGGCGCTGCGCCGCTCCAAACTTCGTCTGGATGCCGCCCGCCGCTACGGCAAGGGCAGGAAGCCGGGGTTCCCCCGAACCGGCTCCGGCGAAGGAGTGTAGCCCATGCCCCTCTTCGGGCGCGACCTGGGCATCGACCTCGGCACGACCAACACCCTGATCTGCGAAGGCAACGACATCGTTCTTCACGAGCCGACGGTGGTCGCCATCGACGTCGACGAACTGAAGATCGTCGAGGTCGGGCAGGCGGCGCGTGAGATGGATGGGCGCGTCCCCGACATCATTCAGGTGATGCGCCCGCTGCGGGACGGCGTGATTGCCGACTTCGAGGTGACCCAGCGAATGCTGGGCCACTTCATCGAGAAGGCCTGCGGTCCGGCACGGCTATTCAAGCCCCGGGTGATGATGACCGTGCCCTACGGGGTGACGAGCGTTGAGAGCCGGGCGGTGCATGAGGCGGCGCTGCAGGCCGGATGCCGGGACGTGCATCTGATCCAGCAGCCGCTGGCGGCCGCCATCGGAGTCGGGCTGCCGATTGCCACGCCCTCCGGCAACATGGTCGTCAACCTGGGCGGCGGGGTGACCCAGGCCGTGGTGGTGGCGATGAGCGGGATTGTCGCCGCCGGCGCGATCCGCATCGGCGGCGGCCGCCTCGATGAAGCGATCGTCGGTTACGTGCGCAAGAAGTATGGCTTGATCATAGGCAGCCGTACTGCCGAGGATACGAAGATCCGCATCGGGGCTGCCATCCCCCAGGGCGAGGAACGAACGGTTGAGATCCAGGGACAGGACCAGGTCACCGGCCTGCCGCGCCCGATCACCCTGACCACGGGTGAGATCGTCGAAGCCCTGCAGGAGACGCTCCAGCTCCAGATCACCGCCATCCGCAATGTGCTCGAGCGCACCCCCCCGGAGCTAGCCTCGGACATCATCGACCGCGGCATGGTGATCTGTGGCGGCGGCTCACTCCTGCGCGGCCTGGACAAGTGGCTGACCCGCGAGACCGGCGTCCCGGCTTACCTGGCCGAGGAGCCCGTGGCCTGCACCGCCAAGGGCGCCGCCCGCGCCCTGGGCATGCTCGAGCGCCTGAAGCGGCACCTTCCGCCGGTCTAGCCCCCTCATCCCCTACTTTGCACAGGTGGTGCGGTTCTGCCGGCAAGACGGGCAGGCAGCCCGTTCTCTCATGCCGGTGAATGTCGGGTGTCTTCGCCGCGCACGCGAGGGGGCAGTGGGCGGCGCGGGTCGAGGGGTGCTGGTGGCCGTGTACGCCGAAGTGCGTCTAGTCGGGAGCGAAGTAGAATGTCATGTGCTGCAAATGCAGGACCGGATCAGTGTACCGGACCTGCACCCCGGCCGGCACGGAGATCGAGGTTGGGGCGTAGCACAGGATGCCGCGCACCCCGCAGGCCACCAATCGGTCGGTTACGTCCTGGGCGGCGGCGGCCGGCACGGCCAGCATGGCGAGGCGGATCCCCCGCCCTTGGACTTCCTGCTCGAGGCGGGCCATGTCCTGAGTGACTAACGTCCCGACCGACTGCCCGATCTTCTGCGCATCGCTCTCGAAGGCGACCACGATGCGGAACCCACGATCGACAAAGCCCCCGTAGTTGGCAATAGCCCGGCCCAGATCGCCGACCCCGATCAGGGCAACATTCCAGACGCGTTCGACCTGGAGTATGCGCCGCAGCTGGGCGATCAGGAAGGCAACGTTGTATCCCGTGCCCTGCTTGCCGAACTCGCCGAACTGCGAGAGGTCCTTGCGGATCTGGGCCGAGGAGATTCCCAGGAGGGTCCCCAGGTCCTGGGAGGATGTGACTTCCTTGCCGGCCTCTTGCATGCGCGACAGCGCCCGGAGGTAGAGCGGCAATCTTCCAACAATAATGTCCGGGACTCTCCCCTGAACCATACCGGGCTCCTCACCAGCACAAGCGTTGGGGAACTCTAGCACATTGGCAGGCGGCCTGCAATCGGCGCAGGCGCTGCGGCCTTGGGTATAATTCCCCGGGTCCCTCTTCCCCACAGGTGAGTCGTGTTCCTTGATGAGGTGCAGGTCGAAGTGACCTCCGGCCGAGGGGGTGACGGCGCGGTACATTTCCGACGCGAGAAGTACGTCCCGCGTGGAGGTCCCGACGGCGGCAACGGGGGAAAAGGCGGGGATGTGGTCTTCGAGGCCAGCTCGATCCTCTCCACCCTGTCTGCCTTTCGCCGCCGTCCTTCCCTGACCGCCCAAGATGGACGCCCGGGCGGCCGGGGAGACCGCACCGGCCGGTCGGGGGAGGATCTGATGCTCCAGGTTCCCCTCGGAACGCTCGTGCGAGACGCACTGACCGGGGATCTGCTGGGAGACCTGGTGTCGTCGGGCGACAGGCTCGTGGTGTGCCAGGGAGGGCGGGGTGGACGCGGCAACGCTCGCTTCGCCAACCCCAGCAACCAGGCGCCGCGCCTGGCCGAGAAGGGTGAGCCCGCCCGCATTCGCGGCTTGCAGTTGGAGCTGCGCCTGATCGCCGACGTCGGGATCATCGGCGCTCCCAACGCCGGCAAGTCCACGCTGCTTTCCGTCCTCACCCGTGCCCGCCCCAAGATCGGCGAATACCCCTTTACCACGCTGGAGCCCAACCTCGGGGTGTACGAATTCGAGGACGGCTCGAGCCTGGTGCTGGCAGATATCCCCGGGCTGATCGAAGGCGCCCATGCCGGGGCGGGGCTGGGGGACGCCTTCCTACGCCACATTCAGCGCACCCGCCTGCTCATCCATCTTCTGGATGGGACGGCGGTCGACCCGCTGGCCGACTACTCGCAGATCAACGCCGAACTCGCATTGTTCGACGAACACCTCTCGCACAAGCCGCAGGTAGTGGCGGTCAACAAGATCGATATGCCGGAGGTTCGGGAGCGTTGGCCGGCGCTGGAGGAGAGGCTGCGCTCGATGGGCGTCACGCCCCGAGCCGTCTCTGCGGTGGCCCGGTCGGGATTACGCGAGCTCGTCAACGAAGTCCGCCGGCTGGCGGAGATCACCCCGCTGCCGCGGCCGCCAGCGGGCTTGCCCGTCTACCGGCGCCAAGCCCGCCTGGATGACTTCTCCGTGCAGCCCGAGGGCCCAAGGGCGTGGCGCGTGGCGGGTGAACCTCTCGAACGCGCCGCCGCCATGACCTACTGGGAGCTCGAGGAGTCGGTGCGCCGCTTCCAGCGTCTGCTGGCCCGCCTCGGCGTTGAGGATGCCTTGCGCTCCGCCGGTGCCCAGCCCGGCGACAGCGTGCGCATCGCGGAGCATGAGTTCGAGTGGCAAGACTGGTAGGCGTTCTGGGCGGCACCTTCGATCCGCCGCACTATGGCCACCTGCGCCTCGCCGGCGAGGCACGGCGCATGCTGCTGCTTGACAAGGTGCTGTGGGTGGTCACCGCCGTGCCGCCTCATAAGCCCCTTGCGCCGGTGGCCTCGATCGACACCCGCCTCCAACTGGTGAGGGCGGCATTGAAGGACGAGCAGGGCTTCGAGCTGTCGTTGGCGGACGTCGAACGGCCTGCGCCCCACTATGCGGCGGGCACGATGGAGTGGCTTCGGCAGAGAGACCCCGCCGCGCAGTTCGCCTACATCATGGGCTCTGACAGCCTGATCGACCTTCCCACCTGGCATGATCCGGCGGGCTTCCTGGCCCTGTGTTGGCGCCTGGCGGTCCTTCAACGCCCGGGCCCGAAGCCGGACCTGGCAACCCTGGAGGAGGCCCTGCCCGGGCTGGGGGAGAAGGTCGTTTGGGTGGAGGCGACGCTGGTCGATGTCTCCGCCAGCGAGATTCGGCGGCGGGTGAAGCAAGACCTGCCCTACAAGCATCTGATGCCGCCTGGCGTTGCCAAGATCATTGAGGATCTGGGTCTGTACCGATGAGGATGCTCACCGACATCTCTTTCGTGGCCGTTGCCTTGGCCCACCTGGCGGTTGACATCCTGAACGCCCAGCGCGGTCTGCTGCTGGCTGCCTGGAGCATACCGCTGGGCCTGACCAACGCCGCCATCGGCTTGGTCAGCATGCTGTACAGCTTCGCCGCCTCGCTCTCCCAGCCGGCGTTCGGCGCTATTGCCGACCGCACCGGCCCGCGCCGTCTCGCCGTCGGGGGCGTCGTTTGGATGGCGACCTGCTTCGGGCTGGCCCTGGTGGTCCAGGGTAACTGGGCGCTGGCACTGCTCATCCTCTCGGCGCTGGGCTCGGCGGCCTTCCACCCTGCAGGGACGATGGAATCCTCCGAGATCGGAAAGGTGCACTACGGCGGCGAGGTGATGACTGCGGCCAGCCTGTTCTTTCTCTTCGGGCAAGCAGGCTATTCTGTTGGCCCAGTTATCGGCGGGGTCCTCATCGGGGAATGGGGGCCAATCGGCCTGCTGCTGCTGGTCCCGGTTGCACTGTCCTCGGGCGTGTTCGCCGCCAACCACTTCCAGGTGGCCAAACCCGCGCCGCGCCAAGAGGGACAACCCATTCTGCGCTTCGATACTTCCTTGCGTTGGACGGCCCTGACGGCGTTCATCCTGGTGGTTGCCTTCGGCTCCTGGTCCCAGACCAACATGATCACGTTC
It includes:
- a CDS encoding rod shape-determining protein, with translation MPLFGRDLGIDLGTTNTLICEGNDIVLHEPTVVAIDVDELKIVEVGQAAREMDGRVPDIIQVMRPLRDGVIADFEVTQRMLGHFIEKACGPARLFKPRVMMTVPYGVTSVESRAVHEAALQAGCRDVHLIQQPLAAAIGVGLPIATPSGNMVVNLGGGVTQAVVVAMSGIVAAGAIRIGGGRLDEAIVGYVRKKYGLIIGSRTAEDTKIRIGAAIPQGEERTVEIQGQDQVTGLPRPITLTTGEIVEALQETLQLQITAIRNVLERTPPELASDIIDRGMVICGGGSLLRGLDKWLTRETGVPAYLAEEPVACTAKGAARALGMLERLKRHLPPV
- a CDS encoding redox-sensing transcriptional repressor Rex, with protein sequence MVQGRVPDIIVGRLPLYLRALSRMQEAGKEVTSSQDLGTLLGISSAQIRKDLSQFGEFGKQGTGYNVAFLIAQLRRILQVERVWNVALIGVGDLGRAIANYGGFVDRGFRIVVAFESDAQKIGQSVGTLVTQDMARLEQEVQGRGIRLAMLAVPAAAAQDVTDRLVACGVRGILCYAPTSISVPAGVQVRYTDPVLHLQHMTFYFAPD
- the obgE gene encoding GTPase ObgE, yielding MFLDEVQVEVTSGRGGDGAVHFRREKYVPRGGPDGGNGGKGGDVVFEASSILSTLSAFRRRPSLTAQDGRPGGRGDRTGRSGEDLMLQVPLGTLVRDALTGDLLGDLVSSGDRLVVCQGGRGGRGNARFANPSNQAPRLAEKGEPARIRGLQLELRLIADVGIIGAPNAGKSTLLSVLTRARPKIGEYPFTTLEPNLGVYEFEDGSSLVLADIPGLIEGAHAGAGLGDAFLRHIQRTRLLIHLLDGTAVDPLADYSQINAELALFDEHLSHKPQVVAVNKIDMPEVRERWPALEERLRSMGVTPRAVSAVARSGLRELVNEVRRLAEITPLPRPPAGLPVYRRQARLDDFSVQPEGPRAWRVAGEPLERAAAMTYWELEESVRRFQRLLARLGVEDALRSAGAQPGDSVRIAEHEFEWQDW
- the nadD gene encoding nicotinate (nicotinamide) nucleotide adenylyltransferase; the protein is MARLVGVLGGTFDPPHYGHLRLAGEARRMLLLDKVLWVVTAVPPHKPLAPVASIDTRLQLVRAALKDEQGFELSLADVERPAPHYAAGTMEWLRQRDPAAQFAYIMGSDSLIDLPTWHDPAGFLALCWRLAVLQRPGPKPDLATLEEALPGLGEKVVWVEATLVDVSASEIRRRVKQDLPYKHLMPPGVAKIIEDLGLYR
- a CDS encoding MFS transporter, whose translation is MLTDISFVAVALAHLAVDILNAQRGLLLAAWSIPLGLTNAAIGLVSMLYSFAASLSQPAFGAIADRTGPRRLAVGGVVWMATCFGLALVVQGNWALALLILSALGSAAFHPAGTMESSEIGKVHYGGEVMTAASLFFLFGQAGYSVGPVIGGVLIGEWGPIGLLLLVPVALSSGVFAANHFQVAKPAPRQEGQPILRFDTSLRWTALTAFILVVAFGSWSQTNMITFLPKYYSDAGFSAASYGLIAALFMGASAVAGVAGGRLGDRLGGRMVTVWSLVLGALPLALYPRLGLTPWAYLLAPLAGGLTGFSHTILVVQAQSMMPGSSGAASGLILGFMFASGAVGTLISGIQADRSGFDAMFLTTAAITLMAGILALAIPRDLASVPAGPAEEPLPIAHPAG